In the genome of Shewanella glacialimarina, one region contains:
- the murJ gene encoding murein biosynthesis integral membrane protein MurJ, giving the protein MSKKLIKSGVVVSAMTLISRVMGLVRDVVIANLMGAGSSADVFFFANKIPNFLRRLFAEGAFAQAFVPVLTEYQEKHSPEETRELLGKVTGTLGLLVTIVTLIGVIGSPILAALFGGGWFLDWLNDGPNAEKFELASLMLKITFPYLWFITFTALAGSILNTRGRFAVSAFTPVFLNIAIIGFALYASPTMENPEIGLAWGVFVGGLVQFVFQIPFLIQERALVKPSWGWHHPGVVKIRTLMLPALFGVSVSQINLLFDTFIASFLMTGSISWLYYADRLLEFPLGLFGIAIATVILPALSRKHINAEGEGFRQTMDWGVKAILLLGMPAMLGLILLAQPMLMVLFMRGAFSLTDVEMASYSLVAYGTGLLSFMMIKVLAPGYYSRHDTKTPVKFGIIAMVTNMVFNLIFAIPFGYVGLAIATSLSALLNAGLLYSGLHKAGVYNLSRATLIFSLKIVIATAVMSAMLWYFLPAQSQWLSWSISERMMALVALICSGALTYLVTLLLLGVRPWKIKTAPVVL; this is encoded by the coding sequence TTGAGTAAAAAGTTAATTAAATCAGGTGTCGTTGTCAGTGCTATGACGTTGATTTCTCGTGTGATGGGGTTAGTGCGTGATGTTGTTATTGCTAACTTAATGGGGGCGGGAAGTAGCGCAGATGTTTTTTTCTTTGCGAACAAAATACCTAACTTTTTACGCCGCCTATTTGCTGAAGGTGCCTTTGCACAAGCTTTTGTGCCTGTATTAACTGAATACCAAGAAAAACATTCCCCTGAAGAAACCCGGGAATTACTCGGTAAGGTTACTGGTACGCTTGGTTTGCTGGTGACGATAGTAACCTTAATTGGTGTTATTGGCTCTCCTATACTTGCAGCATTATTCGGCGGCGGTTGGTTTTTAGACTGGTTGAACGATGGCCCCAATGCCGAGAAATTCGAGCTTGCGTCTTTAATGCTTAAAATCACCTTCCCTTATCTGTGGTTTATCACTTTTACTGCGCTAGCAGGATCAATCTTAAATACCAGAGGCCGGTTTGCTGTATCGGCATTTACCCCGGTTTTTCTTAACATTGCAATTATCGGATTTGCTCTATATGCATCTCCGACTATGGAAAACCCAGAAATTGGATTGGCATGGGGGGTTTTTGTTGGTGGTCTGGTGCAGTTTGTATTTCAAATTCCTTTCTTAATTCAAGAGCGCGCTTTAGTTAAGCCTTCTTGGGGGTGGCATCATCCTGGTGTGGTTAAAATTCGCACATTAATGCTCCCCGCACTATTTGGGGTATCGGTTTCTCAAATCAATTTGCTGTTTGATACTTTTATTGCCAGCTTTTTAATGACGGGCTCGATTAGTTGGCTGTATTACGCTGATCGGTTACTTGAGTTTCCACTCGGGTTATTCGGTATTGCAATCGCAACGGTAATTTTACCTGCGCTTTCGAGAAAGCATATTAATGCTGAAGGGGAAGGGTTTCGTCAAACAATGGATTGGGGCGTTAAAGCTATTTTACTATTAGGTATGCCAGCTATGTTAGGCTTGATTTTACTCGCGCAGCCTATGTTAATGGTGTTATTCATGCGCGGGGCATTTAGTCTCACCGATGTTGAAATGGCATCATACAGTTTAGTTGCCTATGGCACAGGCTTACTGAGTTTTATGATGATTAAAGTATTAGCGCCAGGTTATTATTCTAGGCATGATACAAAAACACCGGTTAAATTCGGTATTATTGCCATGGTAACTAACATGGTGTTTAACCTTATATTTGCTATTCCATTCGGCTATGTAGGTTTAGCAATAGCGACATCCTTATCGGCATTGCTTAATGCTGGTTTGTTATATAGCGGTTTGCATAAGGCTGGGGTTTACAATCTTAGCCGCGCAACATTGATTTTTTCGCTTAAAATTGTCATCGCGACAGCGGTCATGTCTGCAATGTTATGGTATTTTTTACCTGCTCAATCGCAATGGCTTAGTTGGAGCATTAGTGAAAGAATGATGGCGTTAGTCGCGCTTATTTGTAGCGGCGCATTAACTTATCTTGTTACCTTACTTTTGCTCGGTGTCAGACCATGGAAAATAAAAACAGCCCCAGTGGTTCTTTAA
- a CDS encoding alanine/glycine:cation symporter family protein: protein MLEKIINYLNGLLWGELLVYGLVGAGLYFTIRLGFIQFSQFGHGLKLLAISRRPGKNGLSSFQVFCTSMAARVGAGNMAGVAFAIGVAGPGAVFWMWAIAVLGMATAMIESTLAQVYKVKDVDGQYRGGPSYYMEQGLGQRWMGVLFSVLLIICFGLVFNAVQANTIAGAMTAVFDVDPLYVGILITLFSGVVIMGGLRKVAKVSEFVVPFMALVYIIMAFIVVLINIEELPRVFMLVINSAFGWQEAAGGAIAYSVSQAMQAGIARGLFSNEAGMGSAANIAASASPNPNHPASQGYIQMMGVFFDTIVICTATAAIILLSGDAAGSGEGIGMTINALTFHVGAWGGAFIAIAILLFCFTSIIANYSYAETNIMFLSGNSKKALPLFRLVVLGMVMFGAMAKIGLVWDLADVSMGLMALVNIVAIMLLSGLAIRVINDYRQQVKEGKDPVFDTSKFPELADQLEEKIWPDLSASNKK, encoded by the coding sequence ATGTTAGAAAAAATAATTAATTATTTAAACGGCCTGCTTTGGGGCGAACTGTTAGTTTATGGGCTGGTGGGAGCTGGCTTGTACTTTACGATACGCCTTGGGTTTATTCAGTTTTCTCAATTTGGTCACGGCCTGAAATTACTCGCCATTAGCCGTAGACCGGGTAAAAATGGATTATCTTCGTTTCAAGTTTTTTGTACCAGTATGGCAGCTCGAGTCGGTGCAGGTAATATGGCTGGTGTTGCTTTTGCTATAGGTGTAGCAGGTCCTGGAGCCGTTTTTTGGATGTGGGCTATTGCTGTTTTAGGCATGGCCACAGCGATGATCGAATCCACACTTGCTCAAGTTTATAAAGTGAAAGATGTGGATGGGCAATATCGCGGTGGCCCTTCTTACTATATGGAGCAAGGCTTAGGACAGCGTTGGATGGGGGTATTGTTTTCTGTCCTATTAATTATCTGTTTTGGTTTGGTCTTCAACGCAGTTCAAGCCAATACGATTGCCGGCGCAATGACCGCAGTATTCGATGTTGATCCTCTTTATGTCGGTATTTTGATTACGCTATTCAGTGGTGTGGTCATTATGGGGGGGTTAAGAAAGGTTGCTAAAGTATCGGAATTTGTTGTTCCTTTTATGGCATTAGTTTATATCATTATGGCGTTTATTGTTGTACTGATAAATATTGAGGAACTACCAAGAGTATTTATGCTCGTTATCAATAGTGCATTTGGTTGGCAAGAAGCTGCTGGTGGCGCCATTGCATATAGTGTGTCGCAAGCTATGCAGGCTGGGATAGCACGTGGGTTATTTTCAAATGAAGCGGGTATGGGCAGTGCTGCTAATATTGCTGCAAGTGCTTCACCCAACCCAAATCATCCTGCATCTCAAGGTTATATTCAAATGATGGGGGTATTCTTTGATACTATCGTTATTTGTACCGCAACGGCGGCAATAATATTGCTTTCGGGTGATGCTGCAGGATCTGGTGAGGGCATTGGCATGACAATCAATGCATTAACTTTCCATGTTGGTGCATGGGGCGGAGCCTTTATTGCCATTGCTATCTTGTTATTCTGTTTTACCTCTATTATTGCAAATTACTCTTACGCCGAAACTAATATCATGTTTTTGTCTGGTAACAGCAAAAAAGCGTTACCTCTATTTAGACTTGTAGTATTAGGTATGGTGATGTTTGGTGCTATGGCTAAAATTGGTTTGGTATGGGATTTAGCTGATGTGTCCATGGGACTGATGGCATTGGTTAACATTGTCGCGATAATGTTACTTTCAGGGTTGGCGATTAGAGTGATTAATGATTATCGTCAGCAAGTTAAAGAAGGAAAAGATCCGGTATTTGATACCAGTAAATTTCCTGAGCTAGCCGATCAATTGGAAGAAAAAATTTGGCCAGACTTGTCTGCTAGTAACAAAAAATAA
- the yaaA gene encoding peroxide stress protein YaaA: protein MLVLVSPAKTLDFEHPPITATFTQPTLLSHSETLIKICRQLTPVDIASLMKVSDKIAGLNAARFDQWQPDFTPINAKQAMFAFRGDVYTGFDADSLSESQIHSAQQHMRILSGLYGLLKPLDLIQPYRLEMGTKLANSAGNNLYAFWGEIITNEVNKALAEQGDDIIVNLASNEYFKSVKVKQLEGQLITPIFKDCKNGQYKIISFYAKKARGLMARYIVNNQPKRLEQLIKFDLDGYYYCPEQSKLDSPVFLRDEQH from the coding sequence ATGCTGGTTTTAGTCTCACCTGCCAAAACATTAGATTTTGAACATCCGCCGATAACGGCAACGTTTACTCAACCGACATTATTATCCCATAGCGAAACACTGATAAAGATATGTCGGCAACTTACGCCTGTTGATATTGCTAGTTTAATGAAAGTTAGCGATAAAATAGCGGGTTTGAATGCTGCCCGTTTTGATCAGTGGCAACCTGATTTCACTCCAATCAATGCCAAGCAAGCTATGTTCGCTTTCAGAGGGGATGTTTATACCGGATTTGATGCAGATAGCTTATCAGAGTCGCAAATTCACTCAGCACAGCAACATATGCGTATTTTGTCAGGTTTATATGGCTTGCTAAAACCCCTCGATTTAATCCAACCTTATCGCTTAGAAATGGGCACCAAATTAGCTAACTCAGCTGGAAATAATTTATATGCATTTTGGGGGGAGATTATTACCAATGAAGTGAATAAAGCATTAGCAGAGCAGGGTGATGACATCATCGTCAATCTAGCCTCTAATGAGTACTTTAAATCAGTTAAAGTCAAACAGCTTGAGGGGCAACTTATTACACCAATTTTTAAAGATTGTAAGAATGGTCAATATAAGATAATTAGCTTTTATGCCAAAAAAGCGCGCGGTTTGATGGCAAGGTATATTGTCAATAATCAACCTAAGAGACTAGAGCAGTTAATTAAATTTGACTTAGATGGCTACTATTACTGCCCTGAACAGTCCAAGCTAGATAGTCCAGTGTTTTTACGCGATGAGCAACACTAG
- the rpsT gene encoding 30S ribosomal protein S20 produces MANSKSAKKRALQSEKRRQHNASRRSMLRTYVKKVIAAIKSGDHKAATEAFAVAQPIVDRMATKGLIHKNRAGRQKSRLNARIKALVA; encoded by the coding sequence TTGGCTAATAGCAAGTCTGCAAAGAAGCGCGCGCTTCAGTCTGAAAAGCGTCGTCAGCATAATGCAAGCCGTCGCTCAATGTTACGTACATACGTTAAGAAAGTCATCGCTGCTATCAAAAGCGGTGACCACAAAGCGGCTACAGAAGCGTTCGCAGTTGCACAACCAATAGTTGACCGTATGGCGACAAAAGGCCTTATTCACAAGAATAGAGCTGGCCGTCAAAAGTCACGTTTGAATGCTAGAATCAAAGCACTAGTTGCTTAA
- a CDS encoding M20/M25/M40 family metallo-hydrolase, protein MRNYKHVSLTALFAVALFGCQQTTPSQPKSIERVINDSEDAQISQLLAQQALSSNRAYDIVESLTVEIGPRLAGTDKDIMAVEWAMEKLWLMGFDKVYKESVQVPAWSRGIITSASIVSPFEQPLVITALGGSIGTPETGIQAPIVRFESLEELTLASPGRIEGKIVFIDHKTERHKDGNGYGITVGGRSKGAVEAAKKGAVAVVIRSIGTDHDRMAHTGMMRYQEDVPKIPAAAMSAPDADLINAMLKRDPNIVMSLNMTSENLGIATSYNVIAEVTGSSKPDEIVLIGAHLDSWDEGTGAIDDGAGVAIVTAAAKLIQDLPQKPARTIRVVLYAAEEVGLVGGKAYAEMHANELEKHYIAAESDFGAGPVYQIDFNVAPTSFNDIQHQVSAMTLNGIALGTNDASGGPDVSMMPGLGVPVASLKQDGSDYFDYHHTPNDTLDKIDPKALAQNVAAYVQFAYMMAQSEIELRPLAKSE, encoded by the coding sequence ATGAGAAATTATAAGCACGTCAGCTTAACAGCTTTATTTGCAGTGGCATTATTTGGCTGCCAGCAAACAACACCATCACAACCTAAATCGATTGAACGGGTCATTAATGACTCAGAAGATGCGCAAATCAGTCAACTGTTAGCGCAACAAGCCCTTAGCTCAAATAGAGCCTACGATATTGTTGAATCGCTCACCGTAGAAATAGGACCGCGATTAGCTGGTACAGATAAAGATATCATGGCTGTCGAATGGGCAATGGAAAAACTGTGGCTGATGGGCTTTGATAAAGTCTATAAAGAATCAGTTCAAGTTCCGGCATGGTCTAGAGGGATCATAACATCAGCCAGTATTGTGTCTCCATTTGAGCAACCTTTGGTGATCACAGCTCTTGGTGGCAGCATTGGTACGCCAGAGACAGGCATTCAAGCACCTATAGTGCGGTTTGAATCGTTAGAAGAACTCACTTTAGCCTCACCTGGACGCATTGAGGGAAAAATTGTTTTTATCGACCATAAAACTGAACGGCATAAAGATGGCAACGGATATGGTATTACTGTTGGCGGACGCTCTAAAGGAGCTGTAGAAGCGGCAAAAAAAGGCGCTGTTGCGGTTGTAATACGCTCAATTGGGACTGATCATGACCGTATGGCTCATACAGGTATGATGCGTTACCAAGAAGATGTGCCTAAAATTCCCGCGGCGGCAATGTCAGCACCTGATGCCGACTTAATCAACGCCATGTTAAAACGCGATCCCAACATTGTCATGTCACTGAATATGACATCTGAAAACTTAGGTATTGCAACATCTTACAATGTAATAGCAGAGGTGACAGGTAGCAGCAAGCCAGATGAAATCGTCTTAATAGGAGCACATTTAGATTCGTGGGATGAGGGCACAGGCGCTATTGATGACGGAGCTGGTGTAGCGATTGTTACTGCAGCGGCAAAATTAATTCAAGATTTACCACAGAAACCAGCCCGTACTATTCGCGTTGTATTATATGCTGCTGAAGAAGTGGGTTTAGTGGGTGGAAAAGCCTACGCAGAGATGCATGCCAATGAATTAGAAAAGCATTACATCGCTGCAGAATCAGATTTTGGTGCAGGTCCTGTTTATCAAATTGACTTTAATGTCGCACCAACGAGCTTTAACGACATACAGCATCAAGTATCAGCAATGACATTAAATGGTATTGCTTTAGGAACAAATGACGCCTCTGGTGGTCCAGATGTCTCTATGATGCCAGGCTTGGGTGTGCCAGTTGCATCGTTAAAACAAGATGGCTCTGACTACTTTGATTATCATCACACTCCTAATGATACTTTGGATAAAATCGACCCAAAGGCACTAGCCCAAAATGTAGCGGCATATGTACAATTTGCTTATATGATGGCGCAATCTGAAATTGAGCTAAGGCCACTCGCTAAATCGGAGTAA
- a CDS encoding phosphoketolase family protein: MTTANEIIALRKFVRATNFLATSQIYLKQNVLYKRKLEHTDIKPRLLGHWGTCPGINFVYANVNRLIVKHNREFIYLVGPGHGFPAVQANLFMEGSLSHFYPETIPYTETGIEDICKKFSAAYGYPSHANPEAPGQILEGGELGYSLSVAWGSVLDNPNLIAACLIGDGEAETGPLAASWYANRLVSPKNNGAVLPIVHINGYKISGPTRMGRMSHEELDLEFRGLGYHPIIVDDELDTDIFEQMLAAMDLSYDMINDIQRRARSGEDVVKPRWPVILMRTAKGWTGTTEYDGKKLAGNCESHQVIVNNCATDKGHLDALDQWLASYKFDELVQTTEAGELVFDKDIMSLMPPKDLCCGRQRLSYGGEVVRALANPDLTKLGYGAETPRGQRGYSMLKMGEWMRDAFKLNRDQRNLRIFSPDETYSNQLQAVFEETDRAWQWPIESWDEDMSRDGRVIELLSENLLFGMLHGYTVTGRHGMFPTYEAFSQVVSSMADQYCKYVHASQDIHFRKPIPACNVVLSSLLERQDHNGYSHQNPSFLGAMLEKHPNIISAYLPADANSTLVYTEKAYADRDKLNIIVAGKKSLPQWLSLDEARKQAKDGMMVWDFASDNNPDVVLAGCGDYATQECMASLVLIREILPRVRIRFVSVSELHSSGLGSLEFQSKPWMMDEVFTEDKGVVFNYHGYPNTIKKLVFDYKGNRRFRIKGYEEEGSTTTPFDMGVRNGTSRYHLVIDMAYKLFQQGVIDETQHVRITTDMLQRLVDHKNYIKANGVDPVEIENWVWTR, encoded by the coding sequence ATGACAACTGCTAATGAAATTATCGCACTCAGAAAGTTTGTTCGAGCCACTAACTTCCTTGCAACTTCGCAAATTTATTTGAAGCAAAACGTACTTTATAAACGTAAGCTTGAACACACTGATATTAAACCTAGACTACTAGGTCATTGGGGGACTTGCCCAGGTATCAACTTTGTCTACGCTAACGTAAACCGTCTTATTGTTAAACATAATCGTGAGTTCATCTATCTTGTTGGCCCTGGTCATGGTTTTCCTGCAGTACAGGCCAACCTATTTATGGAAGGTTCATTAAGCCATTTCTATCCAGAGACAATTCCTTATACAGAAACTGGCATCGAAGATATCTGTAAAAAATTCTCTGCAGCCTATGGCTATCCTTCACATGCTAACCCAGAAGCGCCAGGACAAATCTTAGAAGGTGGCGAACTTGGCTATTCATTGTCTGTTGCATGGGGTTCTGTGCTAGATAATCCAAATCTGATTGCTGCCTGTTTAATCGGTGATGGTGAAGCTGAAACTGGCCCACTAGCAGCATCTTGGTATGCTAACCGTCTGGTATCACCTAAAAATAACGGTGCCGTTCTTCCAATCGTGCATATCAATGGTTATAAAATCTCTGGCCCAACCCGTATGGGCCGCATGAGCCATGAAGAGCTTGATTTAGAATTCCGTGGTCTGGGTTATCATCCAATCATTGTTGATGATGAACTTGATACTGATATCTTCGAACAGATGTTAGCGGCAATGGACTTGTCCTATGACATGATCAATGACATTCAACGCCGTGCACGCTCTGGCGAAGATGTTGTTAAACCACGTTGGCCAGTGATCTTAATGAGAACAGCAAAAGGCTGGACTGGTACTACTGAATATGATGGTAAAAAGCTCGCGGGTAACTGTGAATCTCATCAAGTCATCGTCAATAACTGTGCAACCGACAAAGGTCATTTAGATGCACTTGATCAATGGTTAGCTAGCTACAAATTTGATGAACTTGTACAAACTACTGAGGCTGGCGAATTAGTATTTGATAAAGACATTATGTCTTTGATGCCACCTAAAGACTTATGTTGTGGTCGTCAACGTCTAAGCTATGGCGGCGAAGTGGTTCGTGCATTAGCTAACCCTGATCTTACTAAACTTGGTTACGGCGCTGAAACACCTCGTGGCCAACGCGGTTACTCAATGCTAAAAATGGGTGAATGGATGCGCGATGCATTCAAACTAAACCGCGATCAACGCAACCTGCGTATTTTCAGCCCAGATGAAACTTATTCAAACCAATTACAAGCCGTGTTTGAAGAAACAGATCGCGCCTGGCAATGGCCAATTGAGAGCTGGGATGAAGACATGTCTCGCGACGGTCGGGTGATTGAGCTGCTATCTGAAAACTTGCTTTTTGGTATGTTACACGGCTACACAGTTACAGGTCGTCACGGCATGTTCCCAACTTATGAGGCTTTCTCTCAAGTAGTCTCTTCAATGGCTGATCAATACTGTAAATATGTCCACGCTAGCCAAGACATACATTTTCGCAAACCAATTCCTGCGTGTAACGTCGTGCTCTCTTCACTACTAGAACGTCAAGATCACAACGGTTATTCTCATCAGAATCCGTCTTTCCTAGGCGCTATGCTTGAGAAGCACCCAAACATTATTTCTGCTTATTTACCAGCAGATGCTAACAGTACCTTGGTGTATACCGAAAAAGCTTATGCTGATAGAGATAAATTAAACATCATTGTCGCAGGTAAGAAATCGCTACCACAATGGTTATCATTAGACGAAGCCCGTAAGCAAGCTAAAGACGGCATGATGGTGTGGGATTTCGCCTCTGATAATAATCCTGATGTTGTTTTAGCGGGCTGTGGCGATTATGCAACTCAAGAATGTATGGCTTCACTAGTACTAATTCGTGAAATTCTACCACGGGTACGCATTCGCTTTGTGAGTGTGTCAGAACTTCACAGCAGTGGCTTAGGCAGTCTTGAGTTCCAAAGCAAGCCTTGGATGATGGATGAAGTCTTTACAGAAGATAAAGGCGTGGTATTTAACTACCACGGTTACCCAAACACCATTAAGAAGCTGGTATTTGATTATAAAGGTAACCGTCGTTTCCGTATTAAAGGTTATGAAGAAGAAGGTTCAACGACTACACCGTTTGATATGGGCGTACGTAACGGCACCTCTCGCTACCACTTAGTTATCGACATGGCGTATAAATTGTTCCAACAAGGAGTAATTGACGAAACTCAACACGTTCGTATTACCACTGATATGTTGCAACGCTTGGTTGACCATAAAAACTACATCAAGGCAAATGGCGTAGATCCTGTCGAAATCGAAAACTGGGTATGGACTCGCTAA
- the ribF gene encoding bifunctional riboflavin kinase/FAD synthetase — protein sequence MELIRGIHNLLPSHHGCVLSIGNFDGVHRGHAEVIRNLVSKAHHFQLPATIMTFEPQPQELFRGEHAPARLSLLRDKVRLLDELEIDRLLCINFTRSFASQPAQAFIEELLVNKLGVKYLVVGDDFCFGKGREGNFEMLVAAGKQFGFSVVSTQSFVVGTHRVSSTLVREQLMLGHLEQARRLLGHPFMLSGKVAHGQKIGRTIGFPTANIALKRKVVPIRGVFAVRFFWHGSDVYEGVANVGFRPTVQGQVCQLEVHLFDFDGDLYGKRVEVELVAKIRDEQPFESLDALKKQILNDANEAKALFCFDAS from the coding sequence ATGGAATTAATCCGCGGTATACACAATTTATTACCTTCTCATCATGGTTGCGTGCTAAGCATAGGCAACTTTGATGGTGTTCACCGTGGCCATGCTGAGGTGATCCGTAATTTGGTAAGTAAAGCGCACCATTTTCAACTGCCTGCGACCATAATGACATTTGAGCCACAACCCCAAGAGTTGTTTCGTGGAGAGCATGCTCCAGCAAGGTTAAGCCTTTTAAGAGATAAAGTCCGTTTATTGGACGAATTAGAAATTGACCGCCTATTATGTATTAATTTCACACGATCTTTTGCCAGTCAACCCGCTCAGGCGTTTATTGAAGAATTATTGGTCAACAAACTGGGTGTTAAATACCTAGTTGTCGGTGACGACTTTTGCTTTGGGAAAGGGCGTGAAGGCAATTTTGAGATGCTGGTAGCCGCAGGTAAGCAGTTTGGTTTCAGCGTAGTCAGCACTCAAAGCTTTGTCGTTGGAACTCACAGAGTGAGTTCAACTTTAGTACGTGAACAGCTCATGTTAGGTCATTTAGAACAAGCAAGACGGTTATTGGGTCATCCATTTATGTTGAGTGGTAAAGTGGCTCATGGGCAAAAAATTGGTAGAACTATCGGTTTTCCAACGGCAAATATTGCGTTAAAAAGAAAAGTCGTGCCAATACGCGGTGTATTTGCAGTACGATTTTTTTGGCATGGTAGTGATGTATATGAAGGTGTTGCAAATGTGGGCTTTCGCCCGACAGTGCAAGGCCAAGTTTGTCAGTTAGAAGTGCACTTATTTGATTTTGATGGTGACTTATATGGCAAGCGAGTAGAAGTTGAATTAGTGGCTAAAATCCGTGATGAACAACCTTTTGAGTCATTGGATGCACTAAAAAAACAAATTTTGAATGATGCGAATGAAGCTAAGGCTTTATTCTGCTTTGATGCAAGCTGA
- a CDS encoding ArsR/SmtB family transcription factor, producing MDIEKMQQQADHAVVLLKALANERRLFILCHLLNDGEMCVGDMNKKLGLSQSALSQHLAWLRKDNLVGTRKEAQTVYYSLKSDEVKALIQVLNNMYCH from the coding sequence ATGGATATAGAAAAAATGCAGCAACAAGCCGACCATGCCGTTGTCTTATTAAAAGCGCTAGCGAATGAACGCAGACTGTTTATTTTATGCCACCTGCTTAATGATGGTGAAATGTGTGTAGGTGATATGAATAAAAAGCTAGGACTAAGTCAGTCTGCTTTATCTCAACACCTTGCATGGTTAAGAAAAGATAATCTAGTTGGTACACGCAAAGAGGCACAAACCGTTTATTACTCATTAAAAAGCGATGAAGTAAAAGCGCTTATTCAAGTGCTGAATAACATGTACTGCCACTAA